From one Thermanaeromonas sp. C210 genomic stretch:
- the pstA gene encoding phosphate ABC transporter permease PstA, whose product MVARKVKRKLWNRFMLTLTVVATAVALVPLGSILYYVAVRGLPALNLDFFTKLPAAVGEPGGGLANAILGTIILVLLAGAMAVPLGILTGIYLAEFGRGRLAWTVRFLCDVLTGVPSIIVGIVVYSTVVLTMKRFSALAGGIALAVIMLPMVARTTEEILRLVPQSLREASLALGATRARTVRSVVLRSAMGGIITGVMLATARIAGETAPLLFTALNSRYWPGGLTDHIASLPVYIFTYSTTPYEELHRLAWGAALVLVVMVLATSIAARMAARRLNGGR is encoded by the coding sequence ATGGTGGCCCGCAAGGTCAAGCGCAAGCTATGGAACAGGTTTATGTTGACCCTAACGGTGGTGGCTACCGCCGTCGCCCTCGTCCCGCTGGGTAGCATCCTCTATTACGTGGCGGTGAGGGGTTTGCCGGCCCTAAATTTAGATTTCTTCACCAAACTGCCTGCTGCCGTAGGTGAACCGGGTGGGGGACTGGCGAATGCCATTCTGGGGACCATTATCCTTGTTTTGCTGGCCGGGGCCATGGCCGTTCCCCTGGGGATTCTGACGGGGATTTACCTGGCCGAATTTGGCAGGGGGCGCTTGGCCTGGACGGTGCGCTTCCTGTGCGATGTCCTTACCGGCGTGCCTTCTATTATTGTAGGTATTGTGGTGTACAGTACGGTGGTTTTGACCATGAAGCGCTTTTCGGCGCTGGCCGGTGGAATAGCCCTGGCCGTTATCATGTTGCCCATGGTGGCCCGGACAACGGAAGAGATTTTGAGGTTGGTACCTCAGAGCTTGCGGGAGGCTTCTCTGGCCCTGGGGGCTACGCGGGCCAGGACCGTGAGGAGTGTAGTGCTCCGGAGTGCCATGGGGGGTATTATTACCGGGGTGATGCTGGCTACTGCCCGGATTGCTGGGGAAACGGCACCTCTCCTTTTCACCGCCCTCAACAGCCGGTATTGGCCGGGAGGCCTTACGGATCACATAGCTTCTTTACCGGTTTATATTTTTACCTATTCTACGACGCCCTACGAAGAACTCCACCGTCTGGCCTGGGGCGCGGCCTTGGTGTTGGTGGTCATGGTGCTGGCCACCAGCATAGCGGCCCGGATGGCTGCCCGGCGGCTAAACGGAGGTCGGTGA
- the pstC gene encoding phosphate ABC transporter permease subunit PstC: MVGKAGRGKIKDTLFAGISGLAALSIVFIIIVMLYELIEGAGPALARFGWDFLTGTRWDPVHEKFGAWPLIYGTLVSSFIALCLAVPLSLGIAIYLAELAPSWLRDPLAFLVELLAAIPSVVYGLWGLFVLVPWLRTSVQPFLGNTLGFLPLFQGPPLGMGMLAAGLVLAIMILPIITSLSREVLLAVPLSQREAMLALGATRWEAIRMAVLPYGRSGIIGAIILGLGRALGETMAVTMVIGNRPQVSPSLFHPGQTIASVIANEFTEGFNELHLSALLASALLLFVITLLVNVLARLLVWRMNKVTQGVSRE, from the coding sequence ATGGTCGGTAAGGCGGGTCGGGGAAAAATCAAAGACACCCTCTTTGCCGGTATTAGCGGCCTGGCGGCCCTAAGTATTGTTTTCATTATAATTGTAATGCTTTATGAACTAATCGAAGGAGCGGGGCCGGCCCTGGCCCGTTTCGGCTGGGATTTTTTAACCGGGACCCGGTGGGACCCGGTCCATGAAAAATTCGGCGCCTGGCCTTTGATTTACGGGACCCTGGTTTCTTCCTTTATTGCCCTTTGCCTGGCCGTGCCCCTGAGTTTGGGCATAGCTATCTACTTGGCCGAGTTGGCCCCTTCGTGGCTCCGCGATCCCCTGGCTTTCCTAGTGGAATTGCTGGCCGCTATTCCCAGTGTAGTCTACGGGCTGTGGGGCCTTTTTGTATTGGTGCCCTGGCTGCGCACCAGCGTGCAGCCTTTTCTGGGAAATACTCTGGGCTTCCTACCTTTATTTCAGGGGCCGCCTTTGGGGATGGGCATGCTGGCGGCAGGGCTGGTTTTGGCCATTATGATTTTGCCTATCATCACCTCCCTGTCTCGCGAAGTTCTCTTGGCAGTTCCCCTCTCCCAGAGGGAAGCAATGCTTGCCCTCGGGGCCACCCGGTGGGAAGCCATAAGGATGGCCGTTCTACCCTATGGCCGGTCCGGCATCATAGGGGCCATTATCTTAGGTCTGGGTCGAGCCCTGGGAGAAACCATGGCCGTTACCATGGTCATAGGTAATCGGCCTCAGGTATCTCCGTCCCTCTTCCATCCGGGCCAGACCATCGCCAGCGTTATAGCCAATGAGTTTACCGAGGGCTTTAACGAGTTGCACCTTTCGGCCCTGTTAGCTTCTGCACTGCTGTTGTTCGTTATTACCCTGCTGGTAAATGTTTTGGCCAGGTTGCTGGTCTGGCGGATGAACAAAGTTACCCAGGGAGTGAGCCGGGAGTAA
- the pstS gene encoding phosphate ABC transporter substrate-binding protein PstS, translated as MARRVTVILGILVAGLLLIAVACGPRGEARRNEHGGKPAAYLIGVGASFPYPLYSKWIEEYRKLNPNVNIDYQSIGSSGGINNILKGTVDFAGSDAPMKDEQLSQARSPIFHIPSVAGAVAITYNLPGVDKGLKLSPQVLADIFLGNITKWRDERLVSLNPDLNLPDLDIAVVHRSDGSGTTNIFTDYLSKVSPVWAERVGTGTAVEWPTGIGGKGNEGVSGTIKQIPGSIGYVEMAYAAQNGLPRALIQNRAGRFVEPTLKATTAAAAGAAAHMPEDMRVSLTDAPGEGSYPIAGYTYLLVYRDQQNKRRGEALAEFLWWALHEGQQYAREMFYAPLPDNVVKMAEAKIREINYKGQRFIE; from the coding sequence TTGGCTCGACGGGTGACGGTTATCTTGGGTATCCTGGTGGCGGGGCTCCTATTGATTGCGGTGGCCTGCGGCCCCCGGGGCGAGGCCCGCCGGAATGAGCACGGCGGAAAACCTGCTGCGTACCTTATCGGGGTGGGGGCTTCTTTCCCTTATCCCCTTTACAGCAAATGGATTGAGGAATACAGGAAGCTCAACCCCAACGTAAATATCGATTATCAGTCCATAGGCAGTAGCGGCGGTATCAATAATATATTAAAGGGAACGGTAGACTTTGCCGGTAGCGATGCACCTATGAAGGATGAGCAACTCTCCCAGGCCCGGAGCCCGATTTTCCATATTCCTTCCGTAGCAGGGGCCGTAGCCATTACCTACAACCTTCCTGGGGTGGACAAGGGTCTGAAATTAAGCCCGCAGGTGCTGGCTGATATTTTCTTGGGCAACATCACTAAGTGGCGCGACGAGCGGCTTGTTTCCCTCAATCCCGACCTTAACCTGCCCGATCTGGATATTGCGGTCGTTCACCGCTCCGACGGCAGCGGTACTACGAATATTTTCACCGATTACTTGAGCAAGGTTAGCCCTGTGTGGGCAGAAAGGGTTGGTACCGGTACTGCGGTGGAGTGGCCCACAGGCATCGGCGGCAAGGGCAATGAGGGAGTGTCAGGTACGATTAAACAGATTCCTGGCTCCATCGGGTATGTGGAGATGGCCTATGCCGCCCAGAATGGCCTCCCCCGGGCCTTAATTCAAAACAGAGCCGGCAGGTTTGTGGAACCCACCCTGAAGGCCACTACGGCGGCGGCAGCCGGTGCGGCTGCCCACATGCCGGAAGATATGCGGGTTTCCCTCACCGATGCCCCAGGGGAGGGCTCCTATCCCATTGCAGGGTATACTTACCTGCTGGTCTATCGGGACCAGCAGAATAAAAGGAGGGGCGAAGCCCTGGCCGAGTTTTTGTGGTGGGCCCTCCATGAGGGTCAGCAATATGCCCGGGAGATGTTTTATGCCCCTCTTCCCGACAACGTAGTTAAAATGGCCGAAGCCAAGATTAGAGAGATTAATTATAAAGGACAACGCTTTATCGAGTAG
- a CDS encoding metal-dependent hydrolase family protein, whose product MKVLRLTPQTSLDLLPDYLWDGESPALSSRMVVCLRQGRIDRVVPRASYSPDGSQQLYLPHLTLLPGLVDAHVHLALDGLDFKAAVARWQDPEAMIHCIKKELEANLEHGILAIRDGGDASGWNLWARDRAPHEGPVPRIVATGRAVHKKGFYGSFLGPPLTPPFDWQRTVKDLAAGGSDQIKVIVSGLVTFKNWGEVGPVQFDFNELRLLVEAAHGRGLKVMAHANSDGAVRQAVEAGVDSVEHGYFVSDETLHKMAERGTYWAPTVAAVANRLQVAKAREYNPREQDIIRRTVELQLKKIAHAHKTGVRLIVGTDAGAPGVYHGRSYGDELSFFLAAGIPSRAVLRAATSIGAGALGLESELGSITPGKLPYLIAIAGNPLEDLSALQRLEVVIIPEKG is encoded by the coding sequence GTGAAGGTGTTGCGCCTGACTCCTCAAACCAGCCTGGATCTCTTGCCCGATTATCTCTGGGATGGTGAAAGTCCGGCGCTTAGTTCCCGGATGGTAGTCTGCCTCCGGCAGGGCCGTATAGACCGGGTGGTACCCCGAGCTTCCTATAGCCCTGACGGTTCCCAGCAGTTATATCTCCCTCATTTAACCCTCTTGCCCGGCCTCGTCGACGCCCACGTACATCTAGCCCTGGACGGCCTTGACTTTAAAGCCGCTGTGGCCCGCTGGCAGGACCCTGAGGCCATGATCCATTGCATCAAAAAAGAACTGGAAGCCAACCTGGAGCACGGAATTCTGGCCATCAGGGACGGCGGTGACGCATCCGGCTGGAACCTCTGGGCGCGGGACCGTGCACCTCATGAGGGGCCGGTACCCCGTATCGTGGCTACGGGCCGGGCGGTTCACAAGAAGGGGTTCTACGGATCCTTCCTCGGCCCTCCCCTAACACCCCCCTTCGACTGGCAGCGCACAGTGAAGGACCTGGCGGCAGGCGGGAGTGATCAAATAAAAGTAATAGTTTCCGGACTGGTTACCTTTAAGAATTGGGGCGAGGTCGGCCCTGTGCAGTTCGATTTTAACGAGCTCCGGCTCCTGGTGGAGGCGGCCCATGGGCGGGGTCTTAAGGTCATGGCCCATGCCAATTCCGATGGGGCTGTGCGGCAGGCCGTCGAGGCCGGGGTAGATTCCGTGGAACACGGATATTTTGTGTCCGACGAAACCCTGCATAAAATGGCCGAGCGGGGCACCTACTGGGCCCCTACTGTAGCAGCCGTGGCCAACCGGCTCCAAGTGGCCAAGGCCCGGGAGTACAACCCCAGGGAACAGGATATCATCAGGCGCACCGTAGAACTACAGCTAAAAAAAATAGCCCACGCCCATAAAACGGGCGTGAGGCTCATTGTGGGAACCGATGCCGGTGCGCCGGGGGTCTATCATGGCCGGAGCTACGGAGATGAGCTGTCCTTTTTCCTTGCCGCCGGAATCCCGTCCCGGGCCGTCCTCCGGGCCGCTACCAGCATAGGAGCCGGTGCGCTGGGTTTGGAATCCGAACTGGGCAGCATTACGCCGGGTAAGCTGCCCTATCTCATCGCCATCGCTGGCAACCCCCTGGAAGATCTCTCTGCTTTGCAGCGCTTGGAGGTCGTCATCATCCCAGAAAAGGGCTAA
- a CDS encoding prolipoprotein diacylglyceryl transferase codes for MLLDLNPVAFHIGPLAVRWYGIFMAISFLLGAWYLYREGLRRGVAEDFLLNLAMIVVVAGVAGARLLFVLANYPEWFVREPVQVLKIYEGGLAWHGGLLGGVLAGWWYVRLHKKEFNVLADLAVPGLALGYAMIRIANVFNQEVLGRPTDFWFGRWPAQPIGTLIGLVLLLRYFYLERKDPPSGYQFWSFIFYHQLLRGLIEETVRENPLEAWGYVVPHWGLGFFTLAQLTTPLIMLLAYYFMRKARLKGPSRGGSYRLTLFPRPKP; via the coding sequence TTGCTGCTCGACCTTAACCCGGTTGCCTTTCATATTGGGCCTTTAGCGGTGCGATGGTACGGTATTTTTATGGCCATATCCTTCCTGTTAGGGGCGTGGTACCTCTACCGGGAGGGTCTGCGGAGGGGGGTAGCGGAGGATTTCCTCCTGAACCTGGCCATGATCGTGGTGGTGGCCGGCGTGGCCGGGGCGCGGCTGCTGTTTGTGCTGGCCAACTACCCGGAGTGGTTCGTGCGCGAGCCCGTGCAAGTGTTAAAGATTTACGAAGGCGGCCTGGCCTGGCACGGAGGACTCCTGGGGGGTGTTCTGGCCGGGTGGTGGTACGTCCGTCTTCATAAGAAGGAATTTAACGTGCTGGCCGACCTAGCAGTTCCGGGCCTGGCCCTGGGCTATGCTATGATACGCATTGCCAACGTTTTCAACCAGGAAGTCCTGGGCCGACCTACCGATTTCTGGTTTGGGCGTTGGCCGGCTCAGCCCATAGGTACCCTTATCGGGCTGGTATTGTTGTTGCGGTATTTTTACCTTGAGCGGAAGGACCCTCCGTCGGGATACCAGTTCTGGTCGTTTATTTTTTACCATCAGCTCCTGCGCGGGTTGATAGAGGAAACGGTGCGGGAAAATCCCCTCGAGGCGTGGGGATATGTGGTACCCCACTGGGGGCTCGGCTTCTTTACCCTGGCTCAGCTAACCACACCTCTGATCATGCTCCTGGCCTATTACTTTATGCGTAAAGCCCGGCTTAAAGGCCCTTCACGCGGAGGATCTTACCGCCTAACCCTCTTTCCCCGGCCCAAGCCTTAG
- a CDS encoding motility protein A, which produces MVFLGMAIGFGCLLLAFALEGGEMVALLGVSPFLIVIGGTVGATMIGLSADELRSIPGLLKVALTNRRYHLRETIDLLANYAMIARKEGLAGLEKELSDIKDNFLRTALQLVADATDPEQTRLTLEQYIYATSERHAAGIRIFEAAGGYAPTMGIIGTVMGLIHVLSNISSPDQLGPSIALAFVATLYGVVTANLIWLPLATKLKNKSEKERLYQELILEGALAIQAGKSPTLLRSTLLAFVPPSQQQEFDRSTEKGGRSKGA; this is translated from the coding sequence ATGGTTTTCCTCGGTATGGCCATCGGTTTCGGCTGCCTGCTGCTAGCCTTTGCCTTGGAAGGAGGTGAAATGGTTGCCCTTCTGGGAGTATCTCCCTTCCTCATAGTCATCGGTGGGACGGTAGGCGCCACCATGATAGGGCTCTCCGCGGACGAACTGCGGTCCATCCCCGGTCTGCTGAAGGTAGCCCTCACCAACAGGAGATATCATCTCCGGGAAACCATCGACCTCTTGGCTAACTATGCCATGATAGCCCGCAAAGAGGGCCTGGCCGGCCTAGAGAAAGAGTTAAGCGACATCAAGGATAACTTCCTGCGGACCGCCCTCCAGCTGGTGGCGGATGCCACGGACCCCGAGCAAACCCGCCTCACCTTGGAACAATATATTTATGCCACTTCCGAACGCCATGCTGCCGGCATAAGAATCTTTGAAGCAGCGGGTGGCTACGCACCCACTATGGGCATTATAGGAACGGTCATGGGACTCATTCACGTACTGAGCAACATTAGCTCGCCCGACCAACTCGGGCCGTCCATAGCCTTGGCCTTCGTAGCCACCCTCTACGGCGTCGTGACCGCTAACCTCATATGGCTGCCCCTGGCTACCAAGCTCAAAAACAAGTCGGAAAAGGAACGCCTTTACCAGGAATTAATCCTGGAAGGGGCTCTGGCCATTCAGGCCGGCAAAAGTCCAACGCTGTTGCGGAGTACCCTTCTAGCCTTTGTGCCTCCGTCCCAGCAACAGGAGTTCGACCGCTCGACGGAGAAGGGAGGGAGGAGCAAAGGTGCTTAA
- a CDS encoding OmpA/MotB family protein: protein MLKRGREENHDNKERWLLTYADLITLLMIFFVVMYAISDTNMKKLSALAQSLSQALTGTPGGLFTEAGPSMIPGLSGGPALPQAASEGQESSPLDQIYTQLNEYIAASGLQQEIILTKEERGLVVGMVETVLFPRGSDQLTPRAREIITRVGKMLAPLPNYLRIEGHTDNLPIQTERFPSNWELASARALNVLHVLITEAGISPERLSATSYGEYRPLVPNDTEENMARNRRVDIVVLKETFNVVEPHLE from the coding sequence GTGCTTAAGAGGGGCAGGGAAGAAAACCACGATAATAAAGAGCGCTGGCTTCTGACTTATGCAGATCTCATCACCCTTCTCATGATCTTTTTTGTAGTCATGTACGCCATCAGCGACACCAACATGAAAAAGTTAAGCGCCCTGGCCCAATCCCTCAGCCAGGCTTTGACCGGGACACCAGGCGGCCTTTTCACCGAAGCGGGGCCCAGCATGATTCCCGGCCTCTCCGGCGGTCCCGCCCTGCCGCAGGCCGCAAGTGAAGGCCAGGAAAGCTCCCCCCTGGATCAGATATACACCCAACTTAACGAATACATAGCAGCTTCCGGCCTCCAGCAGGAGATCATCCTGACAAAAGAAGAGAGGGGCCTGGTGGTGGGCATGGTCGAAACCGTTCTTTTCCCTAGAGGTTCGGACCAGCTCACACCCCGGGCCCGGGAAATAATCACCAGGGTCGGCAAAATGCTGGCTCCCCTGCCCAACTACCTCCGCATTGAAGGCCACACCGACAATCTGCCCATTCAGACCGAGCGCTTCCCATCCAATTGGGAATTGGCATCTGCGCGGGCTCTGAACGTCCTGCACGTTCTAATAACCGAGGCCGGCATAAGCCCTGAGCGGCTTTCGGCTACCAGTTACGGTGAATATCGTCCCCTGGTCCCCAACGATACTGAAGAGAACATGGCCCGGAACCGCCGGGTGGATATAGTCGTGCTAAAGGAAACCTTCAACGTCGTGGAGCCGCACCTTGAATAG
- a CDS encoding OsmC family protein encodes MRVTVSWQGGMRLVGQGESGQEVTMDAAPEHGGRNEGARPSEVFLMGMAGCTALDVLSILGKKRVKVESFAVDVEAERADEHPRVFTSATLIYRLTGPDLAEEQVKHAIELSLGKYCAMVNTVKKAAPISYCYEINGRRSPVEPAP; translated from the coding sequence ATGCGCGTTACGGTCTCCTGGCAGGGCGGAATGCGGCTGGTGGGGCAAGGAGAGTCCGGGCAGGAAGTAACTATGGACGCGGCGCCGGAACACGGCGGCCGTAATGAAGGCGCCCGTCCCTCAGAAGTTTTCTTGATGGGTATGGCCGGGTGTACGGCCCTCGACGTGTTATCCATCCTGGGCAAGAAGAGGGTTAAAGTAGAATCTTTCGCGGTGGATGTGGAAGCCGAACGGGCTGACGAACATCCGCGGGTTTTCACCTCTGCTACATTAATTTACCGCTTGACCGGGCCTGATTTGGCGGAAGAGCAGGTGAAACATGCCATCGAACTTTCTCTGGGTAAATACTGCGCCATGGTTAACACGGTGAAGAAGGCTGCGCCCATATCGTATTGCTATGAGATTAACGGGCGCCGCAGTCCGGTGGAGCCGGCGCCCTGA
- the eam gene encoding glutamate 2,3-aminomutase codes for MSIDFTRQEWNEEEKRAIALRRAAELKERIKEYLEAKETLPSGREAKEEIAARRQKIMAYFGVTEKEWQDWRWQLQHRITDVKVLRDLIPLTAKEAEDIEAVQKVYRWAVSPYYLSLMSDTPDCAVRRQALPCRMELEDKLGIPDPMAEELTSPAPCITRRYPDRLIINVTNQCAMYCRHCQRRRNIGEVDKARSRQELEQALEYIRANPEIRDVLITGGDALMLSDRVLDWLLTELDRIPHVEIKRLGTRVPVTLPQRITAELCAVLAKHPPLYLNTQFNHPREITEEAKEACDRLVQAGVVLGNQAVLLRGVNDHPFIMRKLNQELLKIRVRPYYLFHAKPVRGTTHFITSIKEGIEIMEQLRGYTSGLAVPTYIINAPNGYGKTPVLPQYVVARGEGQVVLRTWERRYLFYPDLGGHSSP; via the coding sequence ATGAGCATTGATTTCACCCGGCAGGAGTGGAACGAAGAGGAGAAGAGGGCAATCGCTTTAAGACGGGCCGCCGAGTTGAAGGAGCGGATAAAAGAATACCTAGAAGCCAAAGAAACCCTTCCCTCGGGTCGCGAGGCAAAAGAGGAGATAGCCGCCCGCCGGCAAAAGATTATGGCCTATTTCGGGGTTACGGAAAAGGAATGGCAGGACTGGCGCTGGCAGCTGCAACACCGCATTACGGACGTAAAAGTCCTACGGGACCTTATTCCCCTGACGGCGAAGGAAGCAGAAGATATAGAGGCCGTGCAGAAGGTTTACCGCTGGGCGGTTTCCCCCTATTACCTGAGTCTCATGTCGGATACTCCTGATTGCGCCGTGAGAAGGCAGGCCCTGCCCTGCCGTATGGAATTGGAAGATAAACTCGGCATTCCCGACCCCATGGCGGAAGAGCTTACTTCGCCGGCTCCCTGTATTACCCGGCGCTATCCCGACCGCCTGATCATTAATGTGACCAACCAGTGCGCTATGTACTGCCGCCACTGCCAGCGCCGGCGCAATATCGGCGAAGTTGACAAGGCCCGTAGCCGGCAGGAGCTGGAACAGGCCCTGGAGTACATTCGGGCCAATCCCGAAATCAGGGATGTACTCATTACCGGTGGAGACGCCTTGATGTTAAGCGACCGGGTGCTGGATTGGCTTCTGACGGAACTTGATCGTATCCCCCATGTGGAAATCAAGAGGCTTGGTACCAGGGTGCCGGTGACGCTGCCCCAGCGTATTACGGCCGAACTGTGCGCCGTACTAGCCAAGCATCCGCCCCTTTATCTCAACACCCAGTTTAATCACCCGCGGGAGATTACCGAAGAGGCTAAAGAAGCCTGCGACAGGCTGGTCCAGGCGGGTGTGGTACTGGGCAACCAGGCGGTGCTGCTGCGGGGGGTAAACGATCATCCCTTTATCATGCGCAAGCTCAACCAGGAGCTTTTGAAAATCCGGGTTCGGCCCTACTATTTATTCCACGCTAAGCCCGTGAGGGGTACCACCCATTTTATAACGTCTATAAAAGAAGGAATAGAGATTATGGAACAACTGCGCGGCTATACTTCCGGGTTAGCCGTTCCCACCTATATCATTAATGCGCCCAACGGCTACGGGAAGACGCCGGTACTACCCCAGTACGTGGTGGCCCGGGGAGAAGGTCAGGTCGTCTTGCGCACCTGGGAGCGGCGCTACCTGTTTTACCCGGATCTGGGCGGTCATTCCTCACCGTAA
- a CDS encoding O-acetyl-ADP-ribose deacetylase: MTETKLGGTRLALLQGDITVQDTEAIVNAANEGLWGGGGVDGAVHRAGGPVIAEECRRIREEKGGCPTGQAVITSGGNLKARYVIHTVGPVWSGGAKGEDELLASAYRNSLDLARERGIKTLAFPSISTGAYRFPLERAARIALRTVTSYLQEHPGTFEEVRFVLFSPSILEAYEKALKDLLGEGP, translated from the coding sequence ATGACGGAAACTAAATTAGGGGGAACCAGGCTGGCCTTGCTCCAGGGCGATATCACCGTACAGGATACCGAAGCAATCGTTAACGCCGCCAACGAAGGCCTTTGGGGAGGCGGGGGCGTGGACGGCGCCGTCCACCGCGCAGGAGGGCCCGTCATCGCCGAAGAGTGCCGCCGCATCCGGGAGGAAAAAGGCGGGTGCCCCACGGGACAAGCCGTGATAACTTCCGGGGGCAACCTGAAGGCCCGCTACGTGATCCATACCGTGGGCCCCGTCTGGTCGGGAGGGGCCAAGGGGGAGGACGAACTCCTGGCCAGCGCTTACCGCAACAGCCTGGATCTGGCACGGGAGCGCGGCATTAAGACTTTAGCCTTCCCCTCTATCAGCACCGGAGCCTATCGCTTCCCGTTGGAAAGGGCCGCCCGGATTGCCCTCCGCACGGTCACTTCTTACCTCCAAGAACACCCCGGGACCTTCGAAGAGGTGCGCTTCGTTTTATTCTCTCCTTCCATACTGGAGGCCTACGAAAAGGCCCTTAAGGATTTGCTGGGCGAAGGCCCGTGA
- a CDS encoding glycosyltransferase family 2 protein, with protein MKVTAVIPAYNEAATIGSVIEVLRRVPLVDEIIVVSDGSEDATAEVARKQGARVIELAENCGKGVAMVRGAREARGEVLIFLDADLEGLTPEHVENLLNPVLQGEAEMTIGVFARGRCLTDWAQVIAPHLSGQRAMPRALFLGAGIEDSRFEVEVMLSTVARRRGWRVKKVPLFNMTHVMKEEKRGFARGIIARMGMYKDIAWFFWRAGLKRHRYSRTSL; from the coding sequence ATGAAGGTCACAGCGGTGATCCCGGCGTACAACGAAGCGGCGACCATCGGATCGGTTATCGAAGTTTTACGCCGTGTACCCCTTGTAGACGAGATTATTGTGGTTAGCGACGGTTCGGAGGACGCCACGGCCGAGGTGGCCCGCAAACAGGGAGCGAGGGTAATCGAGCTGGCCGAAAATTGCGGCAAGGGTGTGGCCATGGTCAGAGGCGCCCGGGAGGCCCGGGGTGAGGTACTTATCTTTCTAGATGCCGACTTAGAGGGACTAACTCCCGAGCATGTGGAAAATTTACTGAACCCCGTCCTCCAGGGGGAAGCCGAGATGACCATCGGGGTCTTCGCCCGGGGTCGCTGCCTTACCGACTGGGCTCAGGTTATCGCTCCCCACCTGTCGGGCCAACGGGCCATGCCCCGAGCCCTTTTCTTAGGGGCGGGCATAGAAGACAGCCGTTTTGAAGTAGAGGTTATGTTATCAACTGTTGCCCGGCGCAGGGGATGGCGGGTAAAAAAAGTGCCCCTTTTCAACATGACCCACGTCATGAAGGAGGAGAAAAGGGGCTTTGCCCGGGGTATAATAGCCCGTATGGGAATGTATAAAGATATAGCCTGGTTCTTCTGGCGGGCCGGGCTTAAGAGACATAGATATTCCCGCACTTCATTGTGA